In Agrobacterium sp. RAC06, a single window of DNA contains:
- a CDS encoding DUF6481 family protein, with protein MKFTRDHGLAERRTTATDAKAALLQAYKAAHAAADPEREARMAERAARAEERVKRHAERDRLKAAEKIRAEQEAREREEAAIAAANAEKDAREHAEASRISRVVEDEAARKAERDRRYAARKARQG; from the coding sequence ATGAAATTTACGAGAGACCATGGCCTCGCCGAGCGCCGTACCACCGCAACTGACGCCAAGGCAGCGCTGCTTCAGGCTTACAAGGCCGCCCATGCCGCTGCCGATCCTGAGCGTGAAGCACGCATGGCAGAACGCGCGGCCCGTGCCGAAGAGCGCGTCAAGCGCCATGCCGAACGCGACCGCCTGAAGGCCGCGGAAAAGATCCGCGCCGAACAGGAAGCCCGCGAACGCGAAGAAGCCGCGATCGCTGCGGCAAATGCCGAGAAGGACGCCCGCGAACACGCGGAAGCATCGCGCATCAGCCGCGTTGTCGAAGACGAAGCCGCCCGCAAGGCCGAGCGCGACCGTCGCTACGCCGCCCGCAAGGCCCGCCAGGGCTAA
- a CDS encoding TspO/MBR family protein yields MSKILSYILFIGFVVGAGLLAGLTNMPGDWYQSLEKPFFNPPAWLFGPVWTTLYVLIGVAGARIWQRAPKSAAMQLWFAQMAFNLMWSPAFFGLQNPELALAVILGMLVTIIAFMVKAKPIDRISTLLFVPYLAWVTFAGILNLSLAWLN; encoded by the coding sequence ATGTCCAAAATCCTGAGCTACATTCTCTTCATTGGTTTCGTCGTCGGCGCGGGCCTTCTCGCCGGCCTCACCAATATGCCCGGCGACTGGTATCAGTCGCTCGAAAAGCCGTTCTTCAACCCACCCGCCTGGCTTTTCGGCCCTGTCTGGACCACGCTCTACGTGTTGATCGGCGTGGCTGGCGCCCGGATCTGGCAGCGCGCACCGAAATCAGCTGCCATGCAGCTCTGGTTCGCGCAGATGGCTTTCAACTTGATGTGGTCGCCGGCCTTCTTCGGTCTGCAGAACCCCGAGCTGGCGCTCGCCGTCATTCTGGGCATGCTGGTGACGATCATCGCCTTCATGGTGAAAGCCAAGCCGATCGACCGGATCTCGACACTGCTCTTCGTGCCCTATCTCGCCTGGGTCACGTTCGCCGGCATTCTCAATCTCAGCCTCGCCTGGTTGAACTGA
- a CDS encoding TetR/AcrR family transcriptional regulator: MAESPNSAKSGYHHGNLKSAMIDAADTIIREHGIEGFSLREAARRAGVSIGAPAHHFGSAKGLLTEVALLGYGSLGEYLNAVVASDDARRDLRDLAQAYVRFAITHTGRFRLMFRPDLVDRDDPRYSEASRQALTGLATAIARGAPAGADAMGELFVVWSSMHGMANLAVDGKAKYLFGGVDADRFASEILPGLLETAWPFGRP, encoded by the coding sequence ATGGCAGAGTCCCCAAACAGCGCCAAGTCAGGCTACCATCACGGCAATTTGAAATCGGCGATGATCGACGCCGCCGATACGATCATTCGCGAGCATGGCATCGAGGGGTTTTCGTTGCGCGAAGCCGCGCGCCGTGCCGGCGTCTCGATCGGCGCGCCGGCGCATCACTTCGGCAGCGCCAAGGGCCTGCTTACCGAAGTGGCCCTGCTCGGCTATGGCAGTCTCGGCGAGTATCTGAACGCGGTCGTGGCCAGTGATGATGCCAGGCGTGATCTTCGAGACCTGGCGCAGGCCTATGTGCGTTTTGCCATCACCCATACCGGGCGCTTCCGCCTAATGTTCCGACCCGATCTCGTCGATCGCGACGACCCGCGCTACAGCGAGGCCAGCCGGCAGGCGCTGACCGGGCTTGCGACTGCCATCGCCCGGGGCGCGCCCGCAGGCGCGGATGCCATGGGTGAGCTGTTCGTCGTCTGGTCCTCCATGCATGGCATGGCGAACCTCGCTGTCGACGGCAAGGCCAAATACCTGTTTGGCGGAGTAGATGCCGACAGGTTTGCCAGCGAGATCCTGCCGGGCCTCTTGGAAACGGCCTGGCCTTTTGGCAGGCCGTAA
- a CDS encoding aminopeptidase has protein sequence MTLPDLSASIDPVKLDKLAEVAIKVGLQLQKGQDLVLTAPLVAVPLVRLITAHAYQAGASTVTTFYSDEETTLARYRHGHDASFDRAPNWLYDGMAKAYENGAARLAIAGDNPLLLSQEDPVKVGRANKATSIAYKPALEHISNFDINWNICSYPNPSWAKLVFPDMPIEEAVRKLADAIFAASRVDRDDPIAAWAEHNAELKKRSTWLNGERFSALHFAGPGTDLTVGLADGHEWHGGASTAKNGVTCNPNIPTEEVFTTPHALKVEGHVSSTKPLSHQGTLIDNIQVRFEGGRIVEAKASKGEAVLNKVLDTDDGARRLGEVALVPHSSPISASGVLFYNTLFDENASCHIALGQCYSKCFLDGASLSQDQIKAQGGNSSLIHIDWMIGSDKVDIDGIRADGSKVPVMRQGEWA, from the coding sequence ATGACCCTCCCCGATCTCTCCGCCTCCATCGATCCAGTCAAGCTCGACAAACTCGCCGAGGTGGCGATCAAGGTCGGGTTGCAGCTGCAAAAGGGGCAGGACCTGGTGCTGACGGCCCCGCTCGTCGCCGTGCCGCTTGTCCGCCTGATCACGGCGCATGCTTACCAAGCAGGCGCTTCGACGGTCACCACCTTCTATTCGGATGAGGAGACGACGCTTGCGCGTTATCGCCATGGTCACGACGCGAGTTTCGACCGTGCGCCGAACTGGCTCTATGACGGCATGGCGAAGGCCTATGAAAACGGGGCTGCCCGCCTCGCCATTGCCGGCGACAATCCGCTGCTGCTGTCGCAGGAAGACCCTGTTAAGGTCGGCCGCGCCAACAAGGCGACCTCGATCGCCTACAAGCCGGCGCTTGAGCATATCTCCAATTTCGACATCAACTGGAACATCTGCTCCTATCCGAACCCGTCCTGGGCGAAGCTCGTTTTCCCTGACATGCCGATCGAGGAGGCCGTGCGCAAGCTTGCCGATGCGATCTTTGCCGCTTCCCGCGTCGATCGTGACGATCCCATCGCGGCCTGGGCCGAGCACAATGCGGAACTCAAGAAGCGCTCGACCTGGCTCAACGGCGAGCGGTTCTCAGCGCTGCATTTTGCCGGCCCGGGCACGGATCTGACGGTTGGTCTCGCGGACGGCCATGAATGGCATGGCGGCGCTTCAACGGCGAAGAACGGCGTGACCTGCAATCCCAACATTCCGACGGAAGAGGTCTTCACCACCCCGCATGCGTTGAAGGTGGAGGGACACGTCTCCTCGACCAAGCCGCTCAGCCATCAGGGCACGCTGATCGACAATATCCAGGTGCGCTTCGAAGGTGGTCGGATCGTCGAGGCCAAGGCCTCGAAGGGCGAGGCCGTGCTCAACAAGGTCCTCGACACCGACGATGGCGCGCGGCGCCTCGGCGAAGTGGCACTGGTGCCGCATTCCTCGCCGATCTCGGCGTCCGGCGTCTTGTTCTACAATACGCTGTTCGACGAAAACGCCTCCTGCCATATCGCGCTCGGCCAGTGTTATTCGAAGTGCTTCCTGGATGGCGCCTCACTCAGCCAGGACCAGATCAAGGCGCAGGGCGGCAACTCCTCGCTGATCCACATCGACTGGATGATCGGCTCTGACAAAGTGGATATCGATGGCATCCGCGCCGACGGCTCGAAAGTGCCTGTGATGCGTCAAGGCGAATGGGCTTAA
- a CDS encoding endonuclease/exonuclease/phosphatase family protein has product MRLAVYNVENLFDRAKAMNLETWEDGRPVLEKFAALNALLGEVTYTPTDRSKMADLIVDLGMEKSDTGPFVILRRNRGGLLKRPKTGGIEITASGRADWVGSLELRDEPINEHAMRNTARVVRDLKADALGVVEAESRPVLKAFSDEILASVGGNPFRHVMLIDGNDERGIDVGLMSGPLFPIGRMRSHVDDRLPDGSDRIIFSRDCPEFEVTTASGNRLLVMVNHFKSKGFGGKVESDRRRKAQASRVAEIVEERLAEGWEHIAVIGDLNDTPDSDPLSPLLKTADLTDAFDHPSFDNGGYEGTYGLSNPGNKIDYLLLSPKLFDKVEKGGVIRTGMWPGSRPKRWETYEELKRPQDAASDHAALWVDLDL; this is encoded by the coding sequence ATGCGCCTTGCCGTCTACAACGTCGAGAACCTGTTCGATCGCGCCAAGGCGATGAACCTGGAGACCTGGGAGGACGGGCGCCCCGTTCTTGAGAAATTCGCCGCATTGAACGCCCTGCTCGGCGAGGTCACCTATACGCCGACTGACCGCAGCAAGATGGCGGATCTGATCGTCGATCTCGGAATGGAAAAGAGCGACACCGGTCCCTTCGTCATCCTGCGCCGCAATCGCGGCGGCCTGCTGAAGCGCCCCAAAACAGGCGGCATCGAGATCACCGCATCTGGCCGTGCAGATTGGGTCGGCTCTCTTGAACTGCGCGATGAACCCATCAACGAGCACGCCATGCGCAACACGGCACGCGTAGTCCGCGACCTGAAGGCGGACGCGCTGGGCGTGGTCGAAGCGGAAAGCCGGCCCGTGCTCAAGGCCTTCAGCGACGAGATCCTCGCCTCGGTCGGGGGCAACCCGTTTCGCCATGTGATGCTGATCGATGGCAATGACGAGCGCGGGATCGATGTCGGCCTGATGTCCGGTCCGCTATTCCCGATCGGCCGGATGCGCAGCCATGTGGACGACCGGTTGCCTGATGGCAGCGACCGCATCATCTTCTCCCGCGACTGCCCTGAATTCGAGGTGACGACCGCAAGCGGCAATAGGCTGCTGGTGATGGTCAACCACTTCAAGAGCAAGGGTTTCGGCGGCAAGGTTGAGTCCGACCGCCGCCGCAAGGCCCAGGCGAGCCGTGTTGCCGAGATCGTCGAGGAGCGGCTTGCCGAGGGTTGGGAGCATATCGCTGTCATCGGCGACCTTAACGATACGCCCGACAGCGATCCCTTGAGCCCCCTGCTGAAGACTGCCGACCTGACCGATGCCTTCGATCATCCGAGCTTCGACAATGGCGGCTATGAGGGCACTTACGGCCTGTCCAATCCCGGCAACAAGATCGATTACCTGCTGCTCTCTCCCAAGCTCTTCGACAAGGTGGAAAAGGGCGGTGTGATCCGCACCGGCATGTGGCCGGGGTCGCGGCCGAAGCGCTGGGAGACCTATGAGGAACTGAAGAGGCCGCAGGATGCGGCCTCCGATCACGCGGCTCTCTGGGTCGACCTCGACCTCTGA
- a CDS encoding NAD(P)H-dependent oxidoreductase: MSRRFLVVLAHPLPQSFAASSARAVVETLEAKGHQVDLLDLYAEDFEPRLAAAERAAYMEPGYQPPEDVSGIVERLKVADGLVLVFPQWWFNLPAIMKGFIDRIFVPGVAFEHDKAGGRIVPLMTHIRSFWVVTSTGSPWWVVHLYMGNPVRRIMKRGVAAFCAKSVDFRMLALHDMDRATDEKRKRFLAKLRAAFASI, translated from the coding sequence ATGTCACGCCGCTTTCTGGTCGTGCTCGCCCATCCGCTGCCGCAGAGCTTTGCCGCTTCTTCCGCACGGGCTGTGGTGGAGACGCTGGAAGCGAAGGGCCATCAGGTCGATCTGCTCGACCTCTACGCCGAGGATTTCGAACCGCGCCTCGCGGCTGCCGAGCGTGCCGCCTACATGGAGCCGGGCTATCAACCGCCGGAAGACGTCTCAGGCATTGTCGAGCGACTGAAGGTAGCAGATGGTCTCGTGCTCGTCTTTCCGCAATGGTGGTTCAATCTGCCGGCCATCATGAAGGGCTTCATCGACCGCATCTTCGTGCCGGGCGTTGCCTTCGAGCATGACAAGGCCGGCGGACGCATCGTGCCGCTGATGACCCATATCCGTAGCTTCTGGGTCGTGACCTCGACCGGTTCTCCGTGGTGGGTCGTGCATCTCTACATGGGCAACCCGGTCAGGCGGATCATGAAGCGCGGCGTGGCCGCCTTCTGCGCCAAGTCCGTCGATTTTCGCATGCTGGCGCTGCACGACATGGACCGCGCGACGGATGAAAAGCGCAAGCGTTTCCTGGCGAAACTCAGGGCCGCTTTCGCGAGCATTTGA
- a CDS encoding ArsC family reductase, protein MTTIYGIKNCDTMKKARIWLETQGVAHDFHDYKAKGVDASTLDSWIGRVGWEVLLNKAGTTFKKLDDAQRQGLDAAKAKALMLEQPSMIKRPVLDVDGALVVGFKPEIYQQTFKA, encoded by the coding sequence ATGACTACCATCTACGGCATCAAGAATTGCGACACGATGAAGAAGGCGCGCATCTGGCTCGAGACCCAAGGCGTGGCGCATGACTTCCACGACTACAAGGCCAAGGGCGTGGATGCGTCGACCCTCGACAGCTGGATCGGCAGGGTCGGCTGGGAGGTGCTGCTCAACAAGGCCGGTACGACCTTCAAGAAGCTCGACGACGCGCAGAGGCAAGGCCTTGATGCCGCAAAGGCCAAGGCGTTGATGCTGGAGCAGCCGTCGATGATCAAGCGGCCGGTGCTCGACGTGGATGGCGCGCTTGTCGTCGGCTTCAAGCCCGAGATCTATCAGCAGACCTTCAAAGCCTAA
- a CDS encoding 5'-methylthioadenosine/S-adenosylhomocysteine nucleosidase (Enables the cleavage of the glycosidic bond in both 5'-methylthioadenosine and S-adenosylhomocysteine): MTYEMKSIAGKTVLFVMAADAEYGVFLRTRISPLMTGVGPVEAAVVLTKELSRLSSHDDLPDLVVSLGSAGSATLEQAEIYQVSAVSYRDMDASAFGFEKGKTPFLDLPVSVELPLRIPGIPAATLSTGANVVSGAAYQSIDAQMVDMETFAILRACQSFGIPLIGLRGISDGRHDVNHIDDWTQYLHVIDKKLALAVDGLQTALEDGVFWF, encoded by the coding sequence ATGACCTATGAGATGAAGTCGATCGCCGGCAAGACCGTGCTCTTCGTCATGGCGGCGGATGCCGAATACGGCGTCTTCCTGCGCACCCGCATCTCGCCGCTGATGACCGGCGTCGGACCAGTGGAAGCCGCCGTGGTGCTGACGAAGGAGCTTTCCCGGCTGTCGAGCCACGACGATCTGCCGGATCTCGTCGTCTCTCTCGGCTCGGCCGGTTCCGCGACGCTCGAACAGGCGGAAATCTACCAGGTCTCGGCCGTCTCCTATCGCGACATGGACGCCTCTGCCTTCGGTTTTGAGAAGGGCAAGACGCCGTTTCTCGACCTGCCCGTTTCCGTTGAACTGCCACTCAGGATCCCCGGCATCCCGGCGGCCACGCTTTCGACCGGTGCCAATGTCGTTTCGGGTGCAGCCTACCAGTCGATCGACGCACAGATGGTCGACATGGAGACCTTTGCCATCCTTCGCGCCTGCCAGAGCTTCGGTATTCCGCTGATCGGGCTGCGCGGCATTTCCGATGGCCGCCACGACGTCAATCACATCGACGACTGGACGCAATATCTGCATGTCATCGACAAGAAACTCGCACTTGCCGTCGATGGCCTGCAGACGGCGCTGGAAGACGGCGTCTTCTGGTTCTGA
- the guaA gene encoding glutamine-hydrolyzing GMP synthase: MTQTAHPDSVLIVDFGSQVTQLIARRVRESGVYCEIVPFQSAEEGFHRLKPKAIILSGSPASTLDEGSPRAPQVLFDSGLPIFGICYGQQTMCAQLGGKVEGGHHREFGRAFLEVEQDCDLFGGLWSVGSRHQVWMSHGDRVTAIPPGFKVLATSANAPFAFIADEARKYYAVQFHPEVVHTPDGAKLIQNFVQNIAGIKGDWTMHAYRQKAVEQIRAQVGDKRVICALSGGVDSSVAALLIHEAVGDQLTCILVDHGLMRKNEAADVVAMFKEHYNLHLIHVDAVDKFVGELEGVSDPETKRKIIGRLFIETFEEEAKKLGGADFLGQGTLYPDVIESVSFTGGPSVTIKSHHNVGGLPERMKMQLVEPLRELFKDEVRVLGRELGLPDSFIGRHPFPGPGLAIRCPGGVTREKLDILREADAIYLDEIRKAGLYDAIWQAFAVLLPVQTVGVMGDGRTYEFVCALRAVTSVDGMTADFYHYDMEFLGRAATRIINEVRGINRVVYDVTSKPPGTIEWE, encoded by the coding sequence ATGACCCAGACAGCACATCCCGACAGTGTTCTCATCGTCGATTTCGGCAGCCAGGTAACGCAGCTGATCGCCCGCCGCGTTCGTGAATCCGGCGTCTATTGCGAAATCGTCCCCTTCCAGTCCGCCGAAGAAGGCTTCCACCGGTTGAAGCCCAAGGCGATCATCCTGTCGGGAAGCCCTGCTTCCACGCTCGATGAGGGAAGTCCCCGGGCGCCGCAGGTGCTGTTCGACAGCGGTCTTCCGATCTTCGGCATCTGCTATGGCCAGCAGACCATGTGCGCCCAGCTCGGCGGCAAGGTCGAAGGCGGTCATCACCGCGAATTCGGCCGCGCCTTCCTCGAGGTAGAACAGGATTGCGACCTGTTCGGCGGCCTCTGGTCGGTCGGTTCCCGCCACCAGGTCTGGATGTCCCATGGCGACCGCGTGACCGCGATCCCGCCGGGCTTCAAGGTGCTCGCCACCTCCGCCAATGCACCGTTTGCCTTCATCGCCGACGAGGCGCGCAAGTATTACGCCGTGCAGTTCCATCCCGAGGTCGTTCACACGCCCGACGGCGCGAAGCTCATCCAGAACTTCGTGCAGAACATCGCCGGCATCAAGGGCGACTGGACCATGCATGCCTACCGCCAGAAGGCGGTCGAGCAGATCCGCGCCCAGGTCGGCGACAAGCGCGTCATCTGCGCGCTCTCGGGCGGTGTGGACTCGTCGGTTGCAGCGCTCCTGATCCACGAGGCCGTCGGCGACCAGCTGACCTGCATCCTCGTCGACCACGGTCTGATGCGCAAGAACGAGGCAGCCGACGTCGTTGCCATGTTCAAGGAACACTACAACCTGCACCTCATCCATGTGGATGCCGTCGACAAGTTCGTCGGCGAGCTGGAAGGGGTTTCCGATCCGGAAACCAAGCGCAAGATCATCGGTCGCCTGTTCATAGAGACCTTCGAGGAAGAAGCCAAGAAGCTCGGCGGCGCTGACTTCCTCGGCCAGGGCACGCTTTATCCCGACGTCATCGAAAGCGTCTCCTTCACCGGCGGCCCTTCCGTGACGATCAAGTCGCACCACAATGTCGGCGGCCTGCCCGAGCGCATGAAGATGCAGCTCGTCGAACCCTTGCGCGAGCTGTTCAAGGATGAAGTGCGCGTGCTTGGCCGCGAACTGGGACTGCCGGACTCGTTCATCGGTCGCCATCCCTTCCCCGGTCCCGGCCTTGCCATCCGCTGCCCGGGTGGTGTCACCCGCGAAAAGCTCGACATCCTGCGCGAAGCCGACGCCATCTATCTCGACGAGATCCGCAAGGCCGGCCTTTACGACGCCATCTGGCAGGCCTTTGCAGTCCTCCTACCGGTCCAGACCGTCGGGGTCATGGGCGATGGCCGCACCTACGAGTTCGTCTGCGCCCTGCGTGCGGTCACCTCGGTCGACGGCATGACCGCCGACTTCTACCACTATGACATGGAGTTCCTGGGACGTGCGGCAACCCGCATCATCAACGAAGTCCGCGGCATCAACCGCGTCGTCTATGACGTGACGTCGAAGCCGCCAGGGACCATCGAGTGGGAATGA
- a CDS encoding PaaI family thioesterase: protein MVDYDQETVETRIRQSFARQGAMETLGAELSRVSPGVVEIELEYDRKLTQQHGFLHAGVISAALDTACSYAAYTVTTPEVSLLTIEFKVNLMSPGRGERFLFRGEITKPGSNIIVADGRGYALTDGPAKLIASMTSTMMVIRGREGISG from the coding sequence ATGGTGGACTACGATCAGGAAACGGTCGAAACACGCATTCGGCAGAGCTTCGCGCGCCAGGGGGCGATGGAAACGCTTGGGGCGGAACTCTCGCGCGTCAGCCCCGGCGTCGTCGAGATCGAGCTTGAATATGACCGCAAGCTCACCCAGCAGCACGGTTTCCTGCATGCCGGCGTCATCTCCGCCGCCCTCGACACGGCCTGCAGCTATGCGGCCTATACGGTGACCACGCCGGAGGTCTCGCTGCTCACCATCGAATTCAAGGTAAACCTGATGTCGCCTGGTCGCGGCGAGCGCTTCCTGTTTCGCGGCGAAATCACCAAGCCCGGATCCAACATCATCGTCGCCGACGGTCGCGGTTATGCACTGACAGATGGTCCCGCCAAGCTGATTGCCTCGATGACCAGCACGATGATGGTGATCCGCGGACGCGAGGGGATTTCCGGATGA
- a CDS encoding cold-shock protein, with the protein MTTGTVKWFNSTKGFGFIQPDNGGPDAFVHISAVERSGMREIVEGQKLAYDMERDNKSGKMSACNLQAA; encoded by the coding sequence ATGACCACTGGCACAGTAAAATGGTTCAATTCCACCAAGGGCTTCGGCTTCATTCAGCCTGACAACGGCGGCCCGGACGCATTCGTTCACATCTCGGCAGTTGAACGCTCCGGCATGCGCGAAATCGTTGAAGGCCAGAAGCTGGCTTACGACATGGAGCGCGACAACAAGTCGGGCAAGATGTCGGCCTGCAACCTGCAGGCAGCCTGA
- a CDS encoding DUF1513 domain-containing protein: MISTPLIDRRVFLRSAGLAFVAGLGARSAFALERTDAVYASGLKRPDGRFAIGLVSEAGTLIDEIALPGRVHGLCHSAANGLSVAFARRPGTFAVIFDAKKSVEPRIIAAANGRHFFGHGAFSHDGRHFYASENDFDANAGVIGIYDCISGFERVGEVPAHGIGTHDITVTADGLLVIANGGIETHPDFGRTKLNLDHMEPSLVLAEARTGALIEKHTLPPELKQLSTRHLDVAADGRIWFACQYEGPRTDRPPLVGYFAKGVPVSYVQLPDETTDRLGNYVGAIAVNRAQGLVGIASPKNGLWAVLDGKDGRLLSETTLPDAAGIAPSPKSFAVSSYRGDFLDRNTEIAWDQHIIRL, translated from the coding sequence ATGATATCAACGCCGCTCATTGATCGCCGTGTCTTTCTGCGTTCCGCTGGCCTCGCCTTCGTCGCGGGGCTTGGCGCACGGTCGGCCTTTGCGCTCGAACGAACGGATGCCGTCTATGCCAGCGGGCTGAAGCGTCCGGACGGCAGATTTGCCATCGGGCTGGTCAGCGAGGCGGGCACGCTAATCGACGAAATCGCATTGCCCGGCCGTGTCCACGGGCTCTGCCACAGCGCCGCGAACGGGCTTTCGGTCGCCTTTGCCCGTAGACCCGGGACCTTTGCCGTCATCTTCGACGCCAAGAAATCCGTGGAGCCACGGATCATCGCGGCGGCGAACGGACGGCACTTCTTCGGACACGGCGCCTTTTCGCATGATGGTCGGCACTTCTATGCCAGCGAAAACGACTTCGACGCCAATGCCGGCGTGATCGGGATCTATGATTGCATCTCCGGCTTCGAGCGCGTGGGCGAGGTCCCGGCCCATGGTATCGGCACACATGACATCACCGTCACGGCCGATGGTCTCCTGGTCATCGCCAATGGCGGGATCGAGACCCACCCGGATTTCGGGCGGACCAAGCTCAATCTCGACCATATGGAGCCGTCACTCGTTCTGGCCGAGGCCAGGACAGGCGCGCTGATCGAGAAGCACACGCTTCCGCCCGAACTCAAGCAGCTCTCCACGCGGCATCTCGACGTGGCCGCCGACGGTCGCATCTGGTTCGCCTGTCAGTATGAGGGGCCGCGCACGGATCGACCGCCGTTGGTGGGGTATTTTGCCAAGGGCGTTCCAGTCTCCTATGTCCAGCTTCCCGACGAAACGACCGACCGGCTCGGCAATTATGTCGGTGCCATCGCCGTCAACAGGGCTCAGGGTCTCGTCGGCATCGCCTCGCCGAAAAACGGGCTCTGGGCGGTGCTCGATGGCAAGGACGGTCGCCTGCTGTCCGAGACGACGTTGCCGGATGCAGCGGGCATTGCCCCCTCGCCAAAGAGCTTTGCCGTCTCCTCCTATCGTGGCGATTTCCTCGACCGAAACACCGAGATTGCCTGGGACCAGCATATCATCCGCCTCTGA
- the ybaK gene encoding Cys-tRNA(Pro) deacylase — translation MAKTTRATQFLDKAGVAYTTATYDYDPNAERIGLQAAEAIGEHPSRVLKTLMAELDGKPVCVVVPSDREVSMKKLASAFGGKSAAMMKPANAEKLTGFVVGGISPFGQKKPVPTAIEISVMDEALVYMNGGQRGLQVRLSPQDAFAALGAIAAPLVA, via the coding sequence ATGGCGAAAACCACCCGCGCCACGCAGTTTCTCGACAAGGCCGGGGTGGCCTATACCACGGCGACCTACGACTACGACCCGAATGCCGAGCGCATCGGGCTGCAGGCGGCGGAAGCGATCGGCGAGCATCCGTCGCGCGTGTTGAAAACGCTGATGGCGGAACTCGACGGCAAGCCGGTCTGTGTGGTCGTGCCCTCAGACAGGGAAGTGTCGATGAAGAAGCTGGCGAGTGCCTTCGGCGGCAAGTCGGCAGCGATGATGAAGCCGGCCAATGCCGAGAAGCTCACCGGCTTCGTGGTCGGCGGCATCAGCCCGTTCGGTCAGAAGAAACCGGTGCCGACCGCCATCGAGATATCAGTCATGGACGAAGCGCTCGTCTACATGAATGGCGGCCAGCGCGGGTTGCAGGTGCGGCTCTCGCCGCAGGATGCGTTTGCCGCACTGGGCGCAATTGCGGCGCCGCTGGTGGCTTGA
- a CDS encoding SDR family oxidoreductase, translated as MSKTWLITGANRGLGRVFANAALKRGDKVAATSRSLAGLDDLVADYGDRIVPLQLDVTDRSACVSVVATAAERLGRLDVVVNNAGYGLFGMVEEVSEKQMRDQMEVNYFGLFNMTQAVLPLLRDQGFGHIVQISTVGGVMTFPGLGAYHASKWAVEGLTDALAQEVAGFGIKVSLVEPGPYMTDWAGNSASHAQPIAAYDGLRNAMQARQAQMPPAVYGEPEAAGPAMLKLVDADNPPLRLFLGVLPTMMVPDAYKARLATWEEWKDVSVAATKVSHD; from the coding sequence ATGTCAAAGACCTGGCTTATCACCGGCGCCAATCGCGGCCTGGGTCGCGTTTTTGCCAACGCCGCCCTGAAGCGTGGAGACAAGGTTGCCGCAACCAGCCGCAGCCTTGCAGGCCTCGATGATCTCGTTGCCGACTACGGCGATCGCATCGTGCCGCTGCAGCTCGACGTCACGGATCGATCCGCCTGCGTCTCGGTCGTGGCAACCGCCGCAGAGCGGCTCGGTCGGCTTGATGTTGTCGTCAACAATGCCGGCTATGGCCTGTTCGGTATGGTCGAGGAAGTGTCTGAAAAGCAGATGCGCGATCAGATGGAGGTCAATTACTTCGGCCTGTTCAACATGACGCAGGCGGTTCTGCCGCTACTGCGTGATCAGGGCTTCGGGCATATCGTCCAGATCTCGACCGTCGGCGGGGTCATGACTTTCCCCGGCCTTGGCGCCTATCACGCCTCGAAATGGGCGGTCGAGGGACTGACCGATGCGCTGGCCCAGGAAGTCGCTGGCTTCGGCATCAAGGTATCCCTGGTCGAGCCCGGCCCCTACATGACCGATTGGGCTGGTAACTCGGCAAGCCATGCACAGCCGATCGCCGCCTATGACGGGCTGCGCAACGCCATGCAGGCGCGCCAGGCGCAGATGCCGCCCGCCGTCTACGGCGAACCGGAGGCGGCAGGTCCTGCCATGCTCAAGCTCGTCGATGCTGACAACCCGCCGCTGCGCCTCTTCCTCGGCGTGCTGCCGACGATGATGGTGCCGGACGCCTACAAGGCGCGCCTTGCGACCTGGGAAGAATGGAAGGACGTCTCGGTTGCCGCGACGAAGGTGTCCCATGACTGA